Proteins co-encoded in one Bacillus paramycoides genomic window:
- the asnB gene encoding asparagine synthase (glutamine-hydrolyzing), whose protein sequence is MCGITGWVDYKRSLEGERDVVTKMAETLAKRGPDDNKVWIKGNVAFGHKRLIVVDPEGGKQPMTCLKDETNYAICYNGELYNTEDIRKELLRRGYTFKGHSDTEVLLASYIEWKEECVDHLNGIYAFAVWDEQKEQVFIARDRLGVKPLFYKYDSGRLLFGSELKAILAHPDVKAEVTLEGLSEIFGLGPSRTPGHGIYASIKELRPGHAMTFSKNGLCIWRYWNVESKKHEDSFEETVEKTRFLLQDAITRQLVSDVPLCTFLSGGVDSSAITAIAAKEYAKSGKGQLHTYSVDYEDNDKYFKANAFQPNSDAPFIHLMTETFQTIHHRCVISNEQLAQYLTEAVLVRDLPGMADIDSSLLWFCREIKKDFVVGLSGECADEIFGGYPWFYREDDLQSSAFPWMRSTEAREQLLKKEWRNKLNLQQYVQQRYEESIQEVPILEGESPIEAKRRQLFYLNMVWFMTTLLDRKDRMSMGASLEVRVPFADHRLVEYAWNIPWEMKMYKNREKGLLRKALEGLLPDEILYRKKSPYPKTHNPHYTKAVTVWLQDLLTDKGSILHELFDKEQLSGLIESGGSAFRSPWFGQLMTGPQLLAHLAQIHVWFKEYGVNIKE, encoded by the coding sequence ATGTGCGGGATTACAGGATGGGTGGATTATAAACGCTCATTAGAAGGAGAACGGGACGTCGTTACGAAGATGGCTGAGACGTTAGCGAAGCGTGGTCCAGATGATAATAAAGTTTGGATTAAAGGCAATGTTGCATTTGGACATAAACGGTTAATCGTTGTTGATCCTGAGGGTGGGAAACAACCGATGACTTGTTTAAAAGATGAAACGAATTATGCAATTTGCTATAACGGTGAACTGTATAATACGGAAGATATTCGAAAGGAACTATTAAGAAGGGGATATACGTTCAAAGGTCATTCTGATACGGAAGTACTATTAGCGTCGTATATTGAATGGAAAGAAGAATGTGTCGATCATTTAAACGGTATATATGCCTTTGCCGTATGGGATGAACAGAAAGAACAAGTGTTTATTGCGCGAGATCGACTAGGTGTAAAACCACTATTTTATAAATATGATAGTGGGCGATTACTATTTGGTTCAGAATTAAAAGCGATACTGGCGCATCCAGATGTGAAGGCGGAAGTAACGTTAGAAGGGTTATCCGAAATATTTGGACTTGGACCATCTAGAACGCCTGGTCACGGTATTTATGCCAGTATAAAAGAGTTACGTCCAGGTCATGCGATGACATTTTCAAAGAACGGTTTATGTATATGGAGATATTGGAATGTAGAAAGCAAAAAGCACGAAGACTCCTTTGAAGAAACAGTAGAGAAAACACGCTTTTTATTACAAGATGCGATTACAAGGCAGCTCGTTTCTGATGTACCACTGTGCACTTTTCTATCAGGTGGTGTAGATTCGAGCGCCATTACAGCGATAGCTGCGAAAGAATACGCAAAGTCAGGAAAAGGACAATTACACACATACTCTGTTGATTATGAAGATAATGACAAATACTTTAAAGCGAATGCGTTCCAGCCAAATTCAGATGCACCATTTATTCATTTGATGACGGAGACGTTTCAAACGATTCATCATCGATGCGTCATTTCAAATGAACAATTAGCACAGTATTTAACAGAAGCTGTACTCGTTCGTGATTTGCCTGGTATGGCAGATATTGATTCGTCATTATTATGGTTTTGTCGTGAAATTAAAAAAGATTTTGTCGTCGGTTTATCGGGGGAATGTGCAGATGAAATATTTGGTGGTTATCCGTGGTTTTATAGAGAAGATGATTTACAATCGAGTGCATTTCCGTGGATGCGTTCTACAGAAGCACGTGAACAACTGTTAAAGAAAGAGTGGAGAAATAAATTAAACCTACAACAATATGTACAGCAGCGCTATGAAGAATCCATTCAAGAAGTTCCTATTTTAGAGGGAGAAAGCCCAATTGAAGCAAAGAGACGACAATTATTTTACTTGAACATGGTATGGTTTATGACAACATTATTAGACAGAAAAGACCGTATGAGCATGGGGGCAAGCTTAGAAGTACGCGTTCCATTTGCGGATCACCGACTTGTCGAATATGCGTGGAATATTCCTTGGGAAATGAAAATGTATAAAAATCGCGAAAAAGGTCTATTGCGTAAAGCGTTAGAAGGATTACTTCCAGATGAAATCTTATATAGAAAGAAGAGCCCGTATCCGAAAACACATAATCCGCACTATACGAAAGCAGTAACAGTATGGCTGCAAGATTTATTAACGGATAAAGGATCAATTTTACACGAACTGTTTGATAAAGAGCAGCTAAGCGGATTAATTGAGTCAGGCGGCAGTGCATTTCGATCACCTTGGTTCGGTCAATTAATGACAGGCCCTCAACTTTTAGCTCATTTAGCGCAAATTCATGTTTGGTTTAAAGAGTATGGAGTAAACATTAAAGAATAG
- a CDS encoding ammonium transporter, with the protein MDTGDTVFMFVTTVMVMLMTPGLALFYGGMVRSKNVLSTTMHSYSAMAIVSIQWIVIGYSLSFGPDLHGLIGTLDWFGLNGVTYAPNPGYSSTIPHNLFMMFQLMFAILTPALISGAFAERMRFSAFLIFILLWTTIVYNPVAHWVWGVGGWLRELGALDFAGGNVVHITSGVAGLVLAIFLGKRKNINGPSPHHLPFTMLGAGLLWFGWFGFNVGSALSLNDVALTAFINTNIAAAASALTWMLSEWFFQSKPTAMGAACGVVSGLVAITPACGFVTPFSALLIGAIGGVLCFGAVFFLKTKFGYDDTLDAFGCHGIGGTWGGIATGLFATTTVNADGANGLFYGNAALLFKQVVAIGATYAFTIIMTYAIIKTINFFLPVRVDEHEEHMGLDISMHGEKAYEYTERVN; encoded by the coding sequence ATGGATACAGGAGATACGGTTTTTATGTTTGTAACGACAGTAATGGTCATGTTAATGACACCAGGATTGGCACTTTTTTATGGGGGCATGGTTCGCAGTAAGAACGTACTCAGTACGACAATGCATAGTTACAGCGCAATGGCTATCGTTTCGATTCAATGGATTGTAATTGGTTATTCTTTATCATTTGGACCAGATTTGCACGGACTAATCGGCACACTCGATTGGTTCGGTTTAAACGGAGTTACCTACGCACCAAATCCAGGCTACTCATCTACTATTCCTCACAATTTATTTATGATGTTCCAGCTTATGTTTGCTATTTTAACTCCCGCTTTAATTTCAGGTGCATTCGCCGAAAGAATGCGATTCTCAGCTTTCCTTATCTTCATCCTTCTATGGACAACAATCGTATACAATCCTGTCGCTCATTGGGTATGGGGCGTCGGCGGATGGCTAAGAGAACTTGGCGCGTTAGACTTCGCTGGTGGTAATGTCGTTCATATTACATCTGGAGTCGCTGGCCTTGTATTAGCTATTTTCCTCGGAAAACGAAAAAACATAAACGGTCCTTCTCCTCACCATTTACCATTTACGATGCTAGGCGCAGGTTTACTATGGTTCGGCTGGTTCGGTTTTAACGTCGGTAGCGCATTATCTTTAAATGACGTAGCTTTAACTGCATTTATTAACACAAATATAGCCGCTGCTGCCTCCGCATTAACTTGGATGCTTTCAGAATGGTTCTTCCAATCAAAGCCGACTGCGATGGGAGCTGCTTGCGGAGTCGTTTCCGGTTTAGTCGCTATTACGCCAGCTTGCGGGTTCGTTACACCTTTCTCCGCTCTTCTTATCGGAGCAATCGGCGGCGTATTATGCTTCGGAGCGGTCTTTTTCTTAAAAACAAAATTCGGATACGACGATACACTCGATGCATTCGGATGTCACGGTATCGGAGGAACTTGGGGCGGCATTGCGACAGGACTATTTGCCACTACTACTGTAAATGCTGATGGCGCTAACGGATTATTTTACGGAAACGCCGCTTTACTGTTTAAACAAGTTGTAGCAATCGGCGCAACATATGCATTCACAATCATCATGACGTACGCCATTATTAAAACGATTAACTTCTTCCTCCCCGTTCGGGTAGATGAACATGAAGAACATATGGGACTTGATATTTCGATGCATGGGGAGAAAGCTTATGAATATACAGAGCGAGTGAACTAA
- the katB gene encoding catalase KatB (Bacillus. Distinguish from KatB from KatA.) → MNPNNRLTTNQGAPVGDNQNSRTAGRRGPVLLEDYHLVEKLAHFDRERIPERVVHARGAGAHGVFVTKNSMKEYTKAAFLQNEGTETPVFVRFSTVIHGQGSPETARDPRGFAVKFYTEEGNYDIVGNHLPVFFIRDAIKFPDMVHSLKPAPDTNIQTPDRYWDFMTLSPESTHMMTWVFSDYGTPASYREMEGFGVHSFKWINAEGKIVYIKYHWKPQQGVRNLNAKEVQEVQGKDFNHATRDLFDAIEKGNYPKWDLHVQVMQLEETDSLDFDPLDPTKVWPEDRFPLIEVGTMTLNRNPKNFFAEVEQVAFSPSATVNGIEPSEDKLLQGRLFSYPDTQRYRLGANYLQIPVNCPYAAVHNQQRDGAMQINQNPSTINYEPSRHAENPVEDKAYRDSTMKVEGYVSREKIDKPNDFKQAGERYRSFSKEEQDNLIANLTNDLKDVNERTKLLAVCNFFRADQEYGMRLAQALNVDITQYVGNAPK, encoded by the coding sequence ATGAATCCAAATAATCGCTTAACAACAAATCAAGGTGCTCCAGTTGGAGACAACCAAAACTCTCGTACAGCTGGTCGCCGTGGACCGGTATTATTAGAAGACTATCATTTAGTAGAAAAACTTGCGCACTTTGATCGTGAACGTATTCCAGAGCGCGTTGTGCATGCACGCGGTGCAGGTGCTCACGGTGTATTCGTAACGAAAAACAGCATGAAGGAATATACGAAAGCAGCATTTTTGCAAAATGAAGGAACCGAAACGCCTGTATTTGTTCGTTTCTCAACGGTTATTCATGGTCAAGGTTCTCCGGAAACAGCTCGTGATCCACGTGGATTCGCTGTTAAATTTTATACAGAAGAAGGAAATTACGATATCGTAGGTAACCACTTACCAGTTTTCTTTATCCGCGATGCAATTAAATTCCCTGATATGGTTCATTCTTTAAAACCAGCACCTGATACAAACATTCAAACGCCAGATCGTTATTGGGATTTCATGACGTTAAGTCCGGAATCTACACATATGATGACGTGGGTATTTTCTGATTACGGTACACCAGCGAGTTATCGTGAAATGGAAGGTTTCGGTGTCCATTCATTTAAATGGATTAATGCAGAAGGTAAAATCGTCTACATTAAATATCACTGGAAACCACAGCAAGGTGTACGTAACTTAAATGCAAAAGAAGTGCAAGAAGTACAAGGAAAAGACTTCAACCATGCAACTCGTGATTTGTTCGATGCAATCGAAAAAGGAAATTACCCGAAGTGGGATTTACACGTACAAGTGATGCAACTAGAAGAAACGGATTCTTTAGATTTCGATCCATTAGACCCAACGAAAGTATGGCCAGAAGATCGCTTCCCATTAATTGAAGTAGGGACAATGACATTAAATCGTAATCCGAAAAACTTCTTCGCGGAAGTAGAGCAAGTGGCATTCTCTCCAAGTGCAACTGTAAATGGTATTGAACCATCTGAAGATAAATTATTACAAGGTCGTTTATTCTCTTACCCAGATACGCAGCGTTACCGTCTTGGTGCAAACTATTTACAAATTCCTGTAAATTGCCCATACGCAGCTGTTCATAACCAACAACGTGATGGTGCGATGCAAATCAATCAAAACCCATCTACAATTAACTACGAACCGAGCCGTCATGCTGAAAATCCAGTTGAAGACAAAGCTTACCGCGATTCAACTATGAAAGTAGAAGGCTACGTATCTCGTGAAAAAATTGACAAACCCAATGACTTTAAACAAGCAGGTGAGCGTTACCGTTCATTCTCTAAAGAAGAGCAAGACAACTTAATTGCAAACTTAACAAATGACTTAAAAGACGTAAATGAACGTACGAAATTACTAGCTGTTTGTAACTTCTTCCGTGCAGATCAAGAGTACGGTATGCGTTTAGCACAAGCGCTAAATGTTGATATTACGCAATATGTGGGAAATGCTCCGAAATAA
- the hemH gene encoding ferrochelatase, whose translation MTKKKIGLLVMAYGTPESLDDVEAYYTHIRHGRKPSEEALQELIGRYKAIGGISPLAKITKEQAHKLTDSMNNIFTEYEFTCYLGLKHIAPFIEDAVEEMKKDGIEQAISIVLAPHYSTFSIKAYNDRAIRLSEEIGGPVIEPIEQWYDEPKFISYWADQIKETFTKIEDKEKAVVIFSAHSLPEKIIAAGDPYVEQLQRTADLIAAAANIQNYTIGWQSAGNTPDPWIGPDVQDLTRDLFEDRGYESFVYCPVGFVAEHLEVLYDNDYECKVVTDEINAAYFRPNMPNSQSIFIDCLAEIVSKKMKEIVDKELVLNNN comes from the coding sequence ATGACAAAGAAAAAAATAGGTTTACTCGTAATGGCGTATGGAACGCCAGAATCATTAGATGATGTAGAAGCGTACTACACACATATTCGCCACGGTCGTAAACCTTCTGAAGAGGCACTCCAAGAGTTAATCGGGCGCTATAAAGCGATTGGCGGAATTTCACCACTTGCAAAAATTACGAAAGAGCAAGCGCATAAATTAACAGATTCTATGAATAATATATTTACAGAGTATGAATTTACTTGTTACTTAGGCTTAAAACATATTGCCCCATTTATAGAAGATGCAGTAGAAGAAATGAAGAAAGATGGAATTGAGCAGGCGATTAGTATCGTATTAGCACCGCACTATTCTACATTTAGCATTAAAGCGTATAATGACCGTGCGATTCGTCTTTCGGAAGAAATCGGTGGTCCAGTTATTGAACCAATTGAACAATGGTACGATGAGCCGAAATTTATTTCGTATTGGGCAGATCAAATAAAAGAAACATTTACAAAGATTGAAGATAAAGAGAAAGCAGTCGTAATTTTTTCAGCACATAGTTTGCCAGAAAAAATTATTGCGGCAGGTGACCCTTATGTAGAACAATTGCAGCGTACAGCGGATTTAATTGCAGCAGCTGCGAATATTCAAAATTATACAATTGGTTGGCAAAGTGCCGGAAATACACCTGATCCATGGATTGGACCGGATGTGCAAGATTTAACGAGAGATTTATTTGAAGACCGTGGATATGAATCTTTCGTATATTGCCCAGTTGGCTTTGTCGCAGAGCATTTAGAAGTTTTATATGACAACGATTATGAGTGTAAAGTTGTAACTGATGAAATAAATGCTGCGTATTTTAGACCAAATATGCCAAATTCACAATCTATATTTATCGATTGCTTAGCTGAAATTGTTTCCAAAAAAATGAAAGAAATAGTTGACAAGGAACTAGTTTTGAACAATAATTAG